The Gammaproteobacteria bacterium genome window below encodes:
- the alr gene encoding alanine racemase yields the protein MRVRQATIDRSALEHNFKQIQSRAPRSAILAMVKSNAYGHGLERVAKVLTEADGFGVACVDEVERLRNADIRQTIVLMTGFHTPEELLCLNQLEATPVIHNELQLNILSESNLSTPLSVWVKVDIGMGRLGFQPTEVSMVLERLRNLSPQVKILGLMAHFSSADSLASPSTPQQMTSFQQLLQTHHLPGSLAHSAGIFGWQASLHDWIRPGIAIYGVSPFPDCTGLDLNLRPVMTLKSRLLAVHQLAKGSSVSYGGLFVCPENMPVGVVEIGYGDGYPRHAAMGTPILIHGQRCALIGRVCMDMLLVDLRSAPSAQIGDEAILWGEGLPIEEIAKCADTIGYELLCHVSQRVSTHE from the coding sequence GTGAGAGTTCGACAAGCGACGATTGATAGGAGCGCATTAGAGCACAATTTCAAACAAATTCAATCACGCGCACCGCGAAGTGCTATTTTAGCGATGGTAAAAAGTAATGCCTATGGTCATGGATTAGAAAGAGTGGCCAAAGTGTTGACGGAAGCCGATGGATTTGGTGTGGCGTGTGTAGACGAAGTTGAACGACTTCGTAACGCTGATATTCGTCAGACGATAGTTTTAATGACGGGATTTCATACACCAGAAGAATTATTGTGTTTGAACCAATTAGAAGCAACACCTGTTATTCATAATGAATTACAGCTTAACATTTTGTCAGAATCAAATTTATCTACACCACTTTCAGTGTGGGTAAAAGTTGATATTGGGATGGGGCGATTAGGTTTTCAACCAACAGAAGTTTCTATGGTGTTGGAACGTCTTCGAAATTTATCGCCGCAGGTGAAAATCCTTGGATTAATGGCGCATTTTTCATCAGCGGATTCTTTGGCTTCTCCTTCCACTCCACAACAAATGACATCCTTCCAACAATTATTGCAAACACATCATTTGCCAGGAAGCCTTGCCCACTCAGCAGGGATATTCGGATGGCAGGCATCTTTACATGATTGGATTCGACCTGGAATTGCAATTTACGGTGTTTCACCTTTTCCTGATTGCACAGGACTTGATTTAAATTTACGACCCGTTATGACACTAAAATCGCGTTTATTAGCAGTTCATCAATTAGCTAAAGGATCTTCAGTGAGTTACGGTGGACTATTTGTATGTCCTGAAAATATGCCTGTTGGCGTAGTAGAAATTGGTTATGGTGATGGTTATCCTAGGCATGCAGCAATGGGCACGCCTATTTTAATTCACGGTCAACGATGCGCTTTGATCGGACGCGTTTGCATGGATATGTTGCTCGTTGATTTAAGATCTGCACCTTCAGCTCAGATAGGTGATGAAGCAATATTGTGGGGGGAAGGATTACCGATAGAAGAAATTGCGAAATGCGCTGATACTATTGGTTACGAATTATTATGTCATGTTAGTCAACGTGTGAGTACGCATGAATGA